The following proteins come from a genomic window of Melospiza melodia melodia isolate bMelMel2 unplaced genomic scaffold, bMelMel2.pri scaffold_32, whole genome shotgun sequence:
- the LOC134434084 gene encoding olfactory receptor 14I1-like gives MSNSSSIRHFLLLALADTWQLQLLHFCLLLGISLAALLGNGLIISAVASSHHLHTPMFFFLLNLALSDLGFICSTVPKAMHNSLWDSRTISYTGCAAQLFFFLFFIAAEFSLLTIMCYDRYVSICKPLHYGTLLGSRACAHMAAAAWASAFLNALMHTANTFSLPLCHGNALGQFFCEIPQILKLSCSHSSFLIEIGLIAVSACLGFGCFVFIVFSYVQIFRAVLRIPSEQGRHKAFSTCLPHLAVVSLSVSTGIFTYLKPLSISSPSLDLALSTLYSVLPPALNPLIYSLRNQELKAAVWRLMNGWFMKH, from the coding sequence atgtccaacagcagctccatcaggcacttcctcttgctggcattggcagacacgtggcagctgcagctcctgcacttctgcctcttgctgggcatctccctggctgccctcctgggcaacggcctcatcatcagtgctgtagcctccagccaccacctgcacacgcccatgttcttcttcctgctcaacctggccctcagcgacctgggcttcatctgcagcactgtccccaaagccatgcacaattccctctgggactccaggaccatctcctacacaggatgtgctgctcagctctttttctttctcttctttattgcagcagagttttccctcctgaccatcatgtgctacgaccgctatgtgtccatctgcaaacccctgcactacgggaccctcctgggcagcagagcttgtgcccacatggcagcagctgcctgggccagtgcctttctcaatgctctcatgcacacagccaatacattttcccttcctctctgCCATggtaatgccctgggccagttcttctgtgaaatccctcagatcctcaagctctcctgctcacactccagctTCCTCATAGAGATTGGGCTCATTGCTGTAAGtgcctgtttaggttttggttgttttgtgttcattgttttctcctatgtgcagatcttcagggctgtgctgaggatcccctctgagcagggacgtcacaaagccttttccacctgcctccctcacctggctgtggtctctctgtctgTCAGTACTGGCATATTTACCTACCTGAAACCCctttccatctcctccccatcactGGATCTGGCACTGTCAACTCTGTACTcggtgctgcctccagccctgaaccccctcatctacagcctgaggaaccaggagctcaaggctgcagtgtggagactgatgaatgGATGGTTtatgaaacattaa